One genomic window of Etheostoma spectabile isolate EspeVRDwgs_2016 chromosome 5, UIUC_Espe_1.0, whole genome shotgun sequence includes the following:
- the foxn4 gene encoding forkhead box protein N4, with translation MIEGGITSRMSGIIENAGHHPSPQDYRLLTTDPSQLREEDLPGDLQSLSWLTSVDVPRLQQMADSRGHSNGPSQGSLLEQQTAQLSNMTAMTAGQGSMLHLQSNMQHSPLGISIINTHSGSMSPFSMNGLPSPGYQCPTSVYQPTPQQVYSLTQTGQQCSTGGLYSNVSFNNQSLFTQPRLAPQEQELQPKSFPKPIYSYSCLIAMALKNSKTGSLPVSEIYSFMKEHFPYFKTAPDGWKNSVRHNLSLNKCFEKVENKTSSSSRKGCLWALNPAKIDKMEEEMQKWKRKDLPAIRRSMANPDELDKLITDRPENCRRKALEPGMTRLPGCPTGHSLPHPAQMQPQPIVTLSLPCLPMHQHHQLQAQLHAQARLAPMSPAPAQTPPLHTVPDLSHSPLTQHHSKLPDDFYSVHSDTHTEVDALDPSIMDFALQGNLWEEMKDDSFNLDALGTFSNSPLRLSDCDLGTANLTPVSTGENLQLSDVQVTGLYTSYTSQDHLSSQYMGAPANSKPIALL, from the exons GCTTCTGACCACGGACCCCTCCCAGCTGAGGGAGGAGGACCTCCCTGGGGACCTGCAGTCTCTGTCATGGCTCACCTCTGTGGATGTGCCCCGACTACAGCAGATGGCTGATAGCAGAGGCCACAGTAACGGGCCCTCCCAGGGCAGCTTGTTGGAGCAACAGACAG CTCAGCTGAGCAACATGACTGCAATGACAGCGGGTCAAGGCTCCATGCTCCACCTCCAGAGCAACATGCAGCACAGCCCACTGGGAATCAGCATCATCAACACCCACAGCGGAAGT ATGTCTCCATTCTCCATGAATGGGCTGCCCTCTCCTGGATACCAGTGCCCTACCTCAGTCTACCAGCCAACACCTCAGCAGGTGTATTCTCTAACCCAAACTGGACAGCAG TGTTCAACTGGTGGGCTTTATAGCAATGTCTCTTTCAACAACCAAAGTCTATTCACACAACCTCGTCTGGCTCCACAAGAGCAGGAGCTGCAGCCCAAGTCTTTCCCCAAGCCAATCTACTCCTACAG cTGTTTGATTGCCATGGCTCTGAAGAACAGCAAAACTGGCAGCCTCCCTGTCAGTGAAATCTATAGCTTTATGAAGGAACACTTCCCTTATTTCAAG ACTGCACCTGATGGATGGAAGAACTCAGTCAGACACAACCTGTCCTTAAACAAATGTTTTGAGAAAGTGGAGAACAAGACGAGCAGCTCATCCCGTAAGGGCTGTCTGTGGGCGCTGAACCCTGCCAAAATCGAcaagatggaggaagagatGCAGAAGTGGAAACGCAAGGACCTCCCAGCCATCCGCCGCAGCATGGCTAACCCTg atGAGTTGGACAAATTGATCACAGACCGCCCAGAGAACTGCAGACGTAAGGCTTTAGAGCCCGGCATGACCCGTCTGCCTGGCTGCCCAACTGGCCACTCGCTGCCCCACCCAGCACAGATGCAGCCCCAGCCAATAGTCACACTGTCCCTGCCCTGTTTACCCATGCACCAGCACCACCAGCTTCAGGCACAGCTGCACGCTCAGGCCCGCCTGGCCCCCATGTCCCCTGCCCCGGCCCAGACCCCTCCACTCCACACGGTCCCTGACCTTTCCCACAGTCCACtcacccagcaccacagcaagCTGCCGGACGATTTCTACAGCGTGCACagtgatacacacacagaggtggATGCACTGGACCCGAGCATCATGGACTTTGCCCTTCAag GTAACCTGTGGGAGGAAATGAAGGACGACAGCTTTAACCTGGATGCTTTGGGTACCTTCAGTAACTCACCCCTCCGACTATCAGACTGTGACTTGGGAACAGCCAACCTGACTCCTGTCTCCACTGGAGAGAATCTGCAGCTGTCAGATGTGCAAGTGACGGGCCTTTACACCTCCTACACCTCCCAGGATCACCTATCTTCCCAGTACATGGGCGCACCAGCAAACAGCAAGCCTATCGCCCTGTTATAA